One Candidatus Tectomicrobia bacterium genomic region harbors:
- the alaS gene encoding alanine--tRNA ligase, with protein MTGSEIRRAFLEYFQEKGHRIVRSSPLVPQNDPTLLFTNAGMVQFKDVFTGLERRDYTRATSSQKCLRVSGKHNDLENVGRTARHHTFFEMLGNFSFGDYFKEKAIEYAWELLVGRLGLDGDRMWITVFREDDEAADLWRRLVGVPPERIVRRDEKDNFWAMGDTGPCGPCSELIYDQGPHIAGGAPGSGADEDGDRYLELWNLVFMQFDRDASGKLVPLPKPSVDTGMGLERLAAVLQKRTSNFHTDLLMPVIRFAEERCGKAYHEKPEGPDVSYRVIADHARAVSFLVADGVLPGNEGRGYVLRRIARRALRHGRMLGIMDPFLHQAAGVVAEMMGEAFPELRESRNYISRVVLSEEERFSHTLAQAQPRMDELCEKTKARGASTVPGEEVFVLLDTYGYPWDLAVETAAYHGLGVDEPAFEAAMDLQRERARAHWKGSGEAAVARVWHELREAAGPTAFLGYDHLEAWAKVQGVVRGGGRVKKAGVGEEAEVLLSRTPFYGESGGQEGDRGRLVWPEGAAEVLDTQKPLPDLYVHRVRVERGVLAEGQEVEARVDAERRGALRLNHTATHLLQYALRQVLGDHVKQAGSHLSPERLRFDYTHFAPLTPREKEAIEDIVNRRIRENARVSTAVMPIDEALSSGATALFGERYGEQVRVVSVGDFSKELCGGTHASAAGDIGFFRILHEGSVASGVRRIEAATGEGALRHTRKELGVLAEIGELTKAPPLEEAVRVRRLAERVKALEREVRQLRERRSSDEAGGLAAEAREVNGVKVLAARQDGLGPDELRQAVDAARGKLKSGVAVLISVTDGKVAIAAGVTKDLVPRIHAGNLVRDVAARVGGKGGGRPDFAQAGGKDPEKVDEALAAVPELIAKMA; from the coding sequence ATGACCGGAAGCGAAATCCGGCGGGCTTTCCTGGAGTACTTCCAGGAGAAGGGCCACCGCATCGTCCGCAGCTCGCCGCTGGTGCCCCAGAACGACCCGACGCTCCTGTTCACGAACGCGGGGATGGTCCAGTTCAAGGATGTCTTCACGGGGCTGGAGCGCCGCGACTACACCCGGGCCACGAGCTCCCAGAAGTGCCTCCGGGTGAGCGGCAAGCACAACGACCTGGAGAACGTGGGCCGCACCGCCCGCCACCACACCTTCTTCGAGATGCTCGGCAACTTCTCCTTCGGGGACTACTTCAAGGAGAAGGCCATCGAGTACGCCTGGGAGCTCCTCGTCGGCCGCCTGGGGCTGGACGGGGACCGGATGTGGATCACCGTCTTCCGGGAGGACGACGAAGCGGCCGATCTCTGGCGGCGCCTCGTGGGGGTACCCCCGGAACGCATCGTCCGCCGGGACGAGAAGGACAACTTCTGGGCCATGGGGGACACCGGCCCCTGCGGGCCATGCTCCGAGCTCATCTACGACCAGGGCCCCCACATCGCCGGCGGGGCCCCCGGCAGCGGGGCCGACGAGGACGGGGACCGCTACCTGGAGCTCTGGAACCTCGTCTTCATGCAGTTCGACCGCGACGCCTCGGGCAAGCTCGTCCCTCTCCCCAAGCCCTCGGTGGACACCGGGATGGGCCTGGAGCGGCTGGCCGCCGTCCTCCAGAAGCGGACGAGCAACTTCCACACCGACCTCCTCATGCCCGTCATCCGCTTCGCCGAGGAGCGCTGCGGCAAGGCCTACCACGAGAAGCCCGAGGGGCCCGACGTCTCCTACCGCGTCATCGCCGACCACGCCCGGGCGGTGAGCTTCCTCGTGGCGGACGGCGTCCTCCCCGGCAACGAGGGGCGGGGCTACGTGCTCCGCCGCATCGCGCGCCGCGCCCTCCGGCACGGGCGGATGCTCGGGATTATGGATCCCTTCCTCCACCAGGCGGCGGGGGTGGTGGCCGAGATGATGGGGGAGGCCTTCCCGGAACTGCGCGAGAGCCGGAACTACATCTCCCGGGTGGTCCTCTCCGAGGAAGAGCGCTTCTCCCACACCCTGGCCCAGGCCCAGCCGCGCATGGACGAGCTTTGCGAGAAGACGAAGGCCCGGGGGGCCTCCACGGTCCCCGGCGAGGAGGTCTTCGTCCTCCTCGACACCTACGGCTATCCCTGGGACCTGGCAGTCGAGACCGCCGCCTACCACGGCCTAGGCGTCGACGAGCCGGCTTTCGAGGCCGCCATGGACCTCCAGCGCGAGCGGGCCCGGGCGCACTGGAAGGGCTCGGGCGAGGCGGCGGTGGCCCGGGTGTGGCATGAGCTGCGGGAGGCGGCCGGCCCCACCGCCTTCCTGGGGTACGACCACCTCGAGGCCTGGGCGAAGGTCCAGGGGGTGGTGCGCGGGGGCGGGCGCGTCAAGAAGGCGGGGGTGGGGGAGGAGGCCGAGGTGCTCCTCTCGCGGACGCCCTTCTACGGCGAGTCCGGCGGCCAGGAGGGCGACCGGGGCCGCCTCGTCTGGCCCGAGGGCGCGGCCGAGGTGCTCGACACCCAGAAGCCCCTGCCGGACCTTTACGTCCACCGCGTGAGGGTGGAGCGCGGGGTCCTGGCCGAGGGGCAGGAGGTCGAGGCCCGGGTGGACGCCGAGCGGCGCGGGGCGCTCCGCCTCAACCACACGGCGACGCACCTGCTCCAGTACGCGCTCCGGCAGGTGCTGGGCGACCACGTGAAACAGGCGGGCTCGCACCTCTCGCCCGAGCGCCTCCGCTTCGACTACACCCACTTCGCCCCCCTCACCCCGCGGGAGAAGGAGGCGATCGAGGACATCGTCAACCGCCGCATCCGGGAGAACGCCCGGGTCTCGACCGCCGTCATGCCCATCGACGAGGCGCTCTCCTCGGGGGCCACCGCCCTCTTCGGGGAGCGCTACGGGGAGCAGGTGCGGGTGGTCTCGGTGGGGGACTTCAGCAAGGAGCTCTGCGGGGGCACCCACGCCTCGGCCGCCGGGGACATCGGCTTCTTCCGCATCCTCCACGAGGGCAGCGTGGCCTCGGGCGTGAGGCGCATCGAGGCGGCCACGGGGGAGGGGGCGCTGCGCCACACGCGGAAGGAGCTGGGCGTCCTGGCCGAGATCGGGGAGCTGACCAAGGCGCCCCCGCTCGAGGAGGCCGTCCGGGTGCGCCGCCTCGCGGAGCGGGTGAAGGCCCTCGAGCGCGAGGTGCGCCAGCTCCGCGAGAGGCGCTCGAGCGACGAGGCGGGCGGCCTCGCCGCCGAGGCCCGGGAGGTGAACGGGGTGAAGGTGCTGGCCGCCCGGCAGGACGGGCTCGGCCCGGATGAGCTGCGCCAGGCCGTCGACGCCGCCCGGGGCAAGCTCAAGAGCGGCGTGGCCGTACTCATCTCGGTCACGGACGGGAAGGTGGCCATCGCGGCCGGGGTGACAAAGGACCTCGTCCCGCGCATCCACGCGGGCAACCTGGTCCGCGACGTGGCCGCCCGGGTGGGGGGCAAGGGGGGCGGCCGCCCCGACTTCGCCCAGGCGGGGGGGAAGGACCCCGAGAAGGTCGACGAGGCCCTGGCCGCCGTGCCGGAGCTGATCGCGAAGATGGCCTAG
- a CDS encoding MFS transporter translates to MATVLEAGPAAPARAHRRNISLLVFAHMANDAYHGFLSPLMPLLAQKLQLSLSMVGLLSSAHGITADMGQLLFGYFADRLRKGWLMALGPLLGALLALMFFMPNFWALFGLLLIGGVGSACFHPVASVLASESAGRRRGLGVSLYISGGRLGTAAGAATATFLVTRYGPEGVIYGAVPGLVFGLFLLFFSPPFRGSASLAHPSLAETFKSLRLVFRPLARLWIVSLCRTSVTMTVNAFVPLFIVSTGGTVAQGGRTVTLHLLAATAGGIFGGHLSDRMGRRFVTIASIMLGTPLIVLAFFLPDPLRTLAFMGAGAAFYGSMGVSVTYAQEIAPAHAALVSSFMLGAMWFVASGSMVAVGALSDAFGLAAALPVYCATVGGIGTILSFGLPRFK, encoded by the coding sequence TTGGCAACGGTTCTCGAGGCCGGCCCGGCCGCGCCCGCGCGCGCCCACCGGCGGAACATCTCGCTCCTCGTCTTCGCCCACATGGCGAACGACGCGTATCACGGGTTCCTGTCGCCCCTCATGCCGCTGCTGGCCCAGAAGCTGCAGCTCTCGCTCAGCATGGTGGGCCTGCTGTCCTCGGCCCACGGCATCACGGCCGATATGGGCCAGCTCCTCTTCGGCTATTTCGCCGACCGGCTCCGCAAGGGCTGGCTCATGGCGCTGGGGCCCCTGCTGGGGGCGCTGCTGGCCCTCATGTTCTTCATGCCGAACTTCTGGGCGCTCTTCGGCCTCCTCCTGATCGGAGGGGTGGGGTCGGCCTGCTTCCATCCCGTGGCCTCGGTGCTGGCCAGCGAGTCCGCCGGGAGGCGCCGCGGCCTGGGCGTCTCTCTCTACATCTCGGGCGGCCGGCTGGGGACAGCCGCGGGGGCGGCGACCGCCACCTTTCTGGTCACCCGGTACGGCCCCGAGGGGGTCATCTACGGCGCGGTTCCTGGCCTCGTCTTCGGTCTCTTTCTCCTCTTCTTCTCGCCGCCCTTCCGGGGGAGCGCGAGCCTCGCCCACCCGAGCCTCGCCGAGACGTTCAAGTCGCTGCGGCTGGTGTTCCGCCCGCTGGCCCGCCTCTGGATTGTGAGCCTCTGCCGCACCTCCGTGACGATGACGGTGAACGCCTTCGTCCCCTTGTTCATCGTCTCGACGGGCGGGACGGTCGCCCAGGGCGGGCGGACCGTCACCCTGCATCTCCTGGCCGCCACCGCCGGCGGGATCTTCGGCGGCCACCTTTCCGACCGGATGGGGAGGCGCTTCGTGACCATCGCCTCGATCATGCTGGGGACGCCCCTGATCGTCCTGGCGTTCTTCCTGCCCGATCCGCTGCGGACGCTGGCCTTCATGGGTGCGGGCGCGGCCTTCTACGGCTCGATGGGGGTGTCCGTCACCTACGCCCAGGAGATCGCCCCGGCGCACGCGGCGCTCGTGAGCAGCTTCATGCTGGGCGCCATGTGGTTCGTGGCGAGCGGGAGCATGGTGGCGGTGGGGGCGCTGTCGGACGCCTTCGGGCTGGCCGCGGCGCTGCCCGTCTACTGCGCCACCGTGGGCGGGATCGGGACGATCCTCTCCTTCGGCCTCCCCCGGTTCAAGTAG